The sequence TTTAACGAAAATACTCTCTTTGTTTGCTCAGTGACAAGCAGAGGCATCGCCTCGGCTATAGCCAGAAGCCAGATGGCAAAGCAGACCAAAGAAGCACGTCTCAGTGTGCGCCATGACAGAGACTGTATTGGGTACACCACTGCCAGGAAACGATCTATACTTATCACCATCATCAGCAGGATGGAGCAGTACATGTTGCAGTAGAAGGTGGCAGTGACAAAACGACACATTTCAGGTCCAAATGCCCAGTTGTTACCAGAAAAACGGTAGGCAACCTTAAAAGGAAGCACACTCACAAGGAGTACATCTGCAGAAGCTAGATTGAGCATGTAGATTACAGCTGGCTTCTTAAGCTTTATTTTGATGATGAACACAAGGATTGCTATAATATTTAAAGGAAGACTCAATATAATCACAACAGTGTGGATGGAAGGAACAAAACGAGTCAGCCATGGACTAGTCAAGTATGTTTCAGCATCTTTTGTGATTTCCACTATGTGTTGATTGTAGTTGTCCAAACTATCATTAGCATTTATTTTCTTAACAGGGGTACTACCAAAAGAGGAATATGCATTGATGATGGATGAATCTGAAATATGAAGCAATATACAAATTAAATGTTTAAATGCCTATATAAATGATGTTACAAAAGTCAACATAACACCTCTAGTTTAGTTATGAGAATATTCATTCACATTAAGTTATAgatttgcatatatttatttagtttttttaaaattactgatgTTGACAAAATTAACATTGCTGCCCCTTCTGCCTAGTTTTCCCTATAACTAATAAGAAATTTCAGGGTTTTTAAACATGAAAATGTACTAAGTAACCTTTTAGACCAAAGGgcgaggaacctgtggccatctagATGCTGTTGAGTTACAACTTCCACTACCCCTGGctattggctggagctgatgggaatcagAGTGCAACAACGTCTGGagcgccacaggttccccaatgaTACCATAGAATCTTGATTGGGCTTTTCCTGCTCTTATTCTGACTTAGAACGGATTGTAAGCTACAGAACAGATTGTGAGCTAAGCTATCCTGTATTTAGAGTCCTATATATAAAGTCTTTACATATAGAACATGAAGGCATCTAATATAGTATTAATTTTACATTTTTGAGAAACAAATGTCATGCCAATTGTTCATTGTGTTTATACTATGAATGTGAGATGAAAGTCAGTTAAGCAACCTACAGTGTGTATGTGAGGGACGGTCACAGACAGTGAACCTAAACTGAGCAACTCacttctatcatcatcatcattattattttcatttatcagttgctttatacaataaagtctcaaagtgacttgacaaaacaaaatacaagacgttgcaatttaaaaccagaaaattgTAAAACAATGACAGTACAAAATCTGTGAAATGCTCATGCAGCAAGATTAATAAAGGCCACTAAAAATATAAGCACCAATGTAAGAGGCAACATTAACCAAAGGTCGTGTAAACAAACAGAGCTACGTACACAAGACATTTATTCTGGAATCAATGGAGACTTATGTTGAAATTCAATACACATCCtgggagtaagtttcattgaacccaatggagcttacttctgaatagatgtgcattggactgcagccttagtagtTTCTTTTCtatgtagtccacacacaatTTAAATCTACCACATATTTTTTTTGTCCTTAAAAAGCACTTCTTGAGAATCTGGTTTAATCCTGAAAACAAAACTCATTACAGATTGATACTGCACTtccctgcagtgtgtccatttgagaacaaataaaaacagatgTAGGCTGTCTCAGCAATGGGagggtgtatccacacctgcccaatgatgttgcGGGTGGGTATATCCGGAGATTACAATCACCACTACCTTcctcattcacctggggcatgtgcagggaagAAAAGGCATGGAGAACCTAATCATGGGGAGGGCTTTCAAATGTGTattaagtaaccacacccacccttctggacagcaggatctagacacaatctagattgaaatagggttgccatgttcttggcctgagactgatcctgtatctttaggagaagagaaagtcagccaagtgcaggtgttcttgcaacactataatgagaaaaaccacaagatggaattctttcttccccctgcacaacttttaaagatacagaagcccacttagaggctgggcctggcaaccaagaggtcttctgtatctttaaaagttgtgtaaggGTAAGAAAGAATTCCAtcgtgtggtttttctcattgcagcattgcaagaacacctgcacttggctgactttctcttctcctaaagatacaggatcactctcaggccaagaacctggcaaccctagactgaaagcagcatgttcaGGGCAAACATGAACAATTCCAGATTGATAAAAacaacatttttgtgctacaaatgggttaGTGTGTCTGCAGCCCAAGCTGAAACTTGAAAACAACTTGCTGTAGGTACCGCTGAAAGCACACCTGATACTTTTTTTATTTGCTGGCTAGCACGTGTTAAGATTACTCTTGTCATTTCATTTGAGTGGTCTCCCTGTGTCTCCCAAAAGATCAGAGTGCTTCCCATTCATAAGTGAGTCCTCCCTTGAAATTGAaggtgtcccctaatatttattGAGCAATGCTGTATTTGCACAATTGTCTTTATGCACATATTATgcaatttgattctgtttgctgAAAAACTCTGTGATGGGGAAGATCTGAGACAGGATCATGAAACAGCCACAAAGAGGAATACGTCCAGCTTGTGCTAAGTTTATCTCTCATGGAGTATATGATTTTATGCAGGAGACAAATTTctagatatatttatttactgccttgcaaaacatcagggtggtgtgtACATCACCTCCTTGCTGGAATATCAGAGGCTGGTTGTGCAAAAACAGCCAGTCtggcttagactgcaatccaatacacacttacctgagagtaaatcccattgaactcagtggagcatttttgtgagtagacatgtattggattgcagtccaacagtcaaacaagagatggattgattccataaaggaagctacagacctgaacatacaagatctgaacagcgtggtttataacaaatgctgttggaggccactgattcatagggttgccataagtcaaaattgacttgaaggcacataacaacaacaacaacataaccaCTGGGAAGCAAATTTTCCTAGCACAAGAATATTGTCTTCCATCTTCTACCCTTATTGCTTCATCTTGCTTTTTCTTCCACAGCACTATCATTAGGAAAAGTAAGAGCAAGTGAAATTTTCCCTGAATAATTGCACAATATAAGCCTTGCTTTAAAGCTTCAAATATTAAATCGTGGAAAAAGCATGTTGGGTTATACTCACTGTTTGCTGTTGCTGTGCTAAATAAATGGGAGGCTATACTGAGCAAAGAAAACAGTATCTTCGGAGATGGATCCATTTCTTCTCCAGAGGTGCCTCTCTTATTTTGTTTCCACTAGGTCTTTAAGAGGAAACCAGGGATTttcctgaagaagaaaaaaatcttcatttgcCCAACTGAACTGAGAGCTCACTGAAATTTAAATCCACTCTTCATCTCTTTGTCCAATTTGGGCTTGAATGTTAGCTTACATCAACAGGAAACACAGAGCCAACCACACTGTCAGAAAACCACTTCAACCTCCTAAGAGAGGCAGCAGTGGGTTTTTGATTTCTCTCTTCTGGCTGATCCTCAAAGCACCACATGGAAACTCTCAGGCACCCCTTCTATTTTCTTTACTTTTCTAAAAGACATTTCATAAAACCAAATCTTTCTGAAAAACCCATTATGATGCATGTAGCTGATATAGATGCATTTGTTGTGGTTTTCAATGAACCCATTTCCAGAAAAAAGTAGTTAGGACTCATTAATAAATGGAACACATCATTTCCCCCCCTGCCCTGAGTATTTTCTCGGTGCATAAAGTGCTTTACTATTAATCCAGTTTGGACTTGAATGACATTAGCTTAAATCATGGTTGAGGAACttcttttcaacctgagggccgcattcccatcttctgagggccacatgccagtggtgggcagggccagagccaaagaatgtaaatgttacctttggcACAGTCGACTAGTTGTCAGCACAcaatcacacacccctctctatcctccatccagaaaaacaagaggcattatcacgaAGTGCATGatctggggagagggagaggggcctGGGGAGGGCTCAACAGAAAGGCCTTAAGGGAGCTctacatttggcccccgggcttgaggctccccactcctggctTTTATTAACCATAGGCCAATAGCTTACCAGACCACCAGATCACCAACCCCTAACAAATAGGCACCAGTAGGTTAGCTTTCTCCCTTCTTAGATTAATTATCCCAAAATTAATTGGCTCTACCAATTAATTTTCCTTCATGAGGGCAATGAGCAGCTTCTTAGCAATAGGTGAACAATGTCTGCGCAGCTTGTCATTGTAGGGGTTAAAATATAATCCTACATCATCAATGATGCAGCTAGGTGATTTTTGACCCTGGACCCATGGTCTTACTGGGTCCCCTGTGGAGAGCATCAGGTATTCCTTCAGATTAACACGATTAACTATACTCTCCCTTTAACTCATCATTCcatgttttacattcctgatatGTGACAGCATCCAAAAAAGGGGTTGTTTTGCTGCTCTGATACTAACataacacatttacttgggaataagcactgTTTTGTTGTAGAAAATGATAATCtcttttaaaagcaaaaacaataaaattagaaCCTATAACCATGTGCCCGCCTGGCTAGTTGTCCCTCACCAACAGAATGtttattaaaaatacagtaaggaATCTGCAGTGACCAGGGTCAGCCCTGCTATGCCCATGCCAGTCCAGGTGCAAATGCTGGGCCTGTTTGCTGTGGCCCCATCATCGACCATTCTCTGGGTGGTCATTTGGGGGCTCTCAAAGTCATGTCTGAGCTGCACCGATGCAGATGCACCCTTGAATGCCTGCCTAGActatgatcagagcttggaaaagttatttttttaaaactacagctcccatcagccccagccagcatgtccactggattgggctgatgggagttgtagttcaaaaaagtaacttttccacccTCTGACTATTATCTCTTTCTTCTGCTTTAATGGATTCTCTCTCTGTAAGTTTATTTAAAGCAGCTGGCGTTCCTAGCCTAAAAGCACTGCTTTTCCTGAGGCCCAGTTTGTTACTAGAAAGACTTTATATGTCTGTTGGCCATCAGACTGAGGAGTCATTTATCTCCAAGTCTTAGATTAGAAAAGCTAActactaaaaaaaacccaaaacacaaCTGAGAATCCCTGGCACATATTTTCAGATATGTTAATAGATGCCACAGAAATCTTGGTATGCCTGCTTTGGAATACTGTAATAGTTACCTAATCTCAAAAAGGTATCCCACTACTGGGAAATGGTTGTAGAAAAGGGCCAACCAAACCAATCAAGAGGTTGGAGCATCTTCCTTAAAAGGAAACCTAAAATGTTTGAGGCACTTTGATAGTGTAGCTTGTGTGCTGTCCTACAATATGTTTTCAACACTTCAGAATATATCTGAGCAGCTGCAGTGTGTGAAATGGCAGCAGTATACTCTACATTACCTTAGTGTTCATGTACATGCATTTATCTACATGTGAACCAGAGACAAAAAGCCTCTACTGGATACTCAAAAGACTTCCCAGCTCTAGAGAATCTGGGAGCTAAGTTATAAAGAATCTgagacatgacccttgaagaattTAAATTCTAGAATAGtagtggatggcatggtgggATTCACCTGACCTCACAACAGCTGAATCACTGTTGCTTatcaggaaggagaggggaagtgtTGAGGCAGCAGCG is a genomic window of Rhineura floridana isolate rRhiFlo1 chromosome 1, rRhiFlo1.hap2, whole genome shotgun sequence containing:
- the LOC133375694 gene encoding proteinase-activated receptor 1-like is translated as MDPSPKILFSLLSIASHLFSTATANNSSIINAYSSFGSTPVKKINANDSLDNYNQHIVEITKDAETYLTSPWLTRFVPSIHTVVIILSLPLNIIAILVFIIKIKLKKPAVIYMLNLASADVLLVSVLPFKVAYRFSGNNWAFGPEMCRFVTATFYCNMYCSILLMMVISIDRFLAVVYPIQSLSWRTLRRASLVCFAIWLLAIAEAMPLLVTEQTKRVFSLNVTTCLDTLDFSVIMETFRYYFSVVSILGFFIPLLISVTCYVCIIKKLSTSSAATKPGKRGRAILLSAAVLCSFIVCFGPTNVLLLVQGICISPDEPLESLNFAYLLAVCAGTINCCIDPLIYYYASSGYQRQVWRLLCYKKHSELEKGSQTTSSNVASLSTDLNNLSLA